The Natronosporangium hydrolyticum nucleotide sequence GGCAGACTGCTGTCATGAGCGTGATCCTTCGTACCGTGGCGGTCAGTGACCGCGGCAAGGCCCGTGAGAACAACGAGGACGCGGTCCACGCCGGGCCCAACCTGGTCGCCGTCGCCGACGGGGTCGGTGGTGGGCCCTCCGGCGAGGTCGCCAGCGAGATCGTCATCCGGACCCTGGCCGAGTTGGATCAGGATCCGCGTCCGGAGCGCCCCGCCGAGGCGCTACGGGCGGCGGTAGCCGCCGCGAATCAGGGGATCCGGGACGCGATCGAGGCCGACCCCAACCTCGCCGGCATGGGCACCACCCTGACGGCGATGCTCGCCGACGGCGACGGCCTGGATCTGGTGCACGTCGGAGACTCCCGGGCGTACGCGTGGCGGGGCGGGCAGCTTACGCAGTTGACCCGTGACGACACC carries:
- a CDS encoding PP2C family protein-serine/threonine phosphatase, producing MSVILRTVAVSDRGKARENNEDAVHAGPNLVAVADGVGGGPSGEVASEIVIRTLAELDQDPRPERPAEALRAAVAAANQGIRDAIEADPNLAGMGTTLTAMLADGDGLDLVHVGDSRAYAWRGGQLTQLTRDDTYVQGLVDQGLISPAEARAHPQRALVTQAVHGAGINPSFAVVTPRPGDRYLLCSDGLSDYVDDGAIAHTLAEQNELASCAQQLIDLALAAGAPDNVSVILADVTEV